Proteins encoded in a region of the Planococcus citri chromosome 1, ihPlaCitr1.1, whole genome shotgun sequence genome:
- the DENR gene encoding density-regulated protein homolog has translation MGDSKASALPFGPQPGVTYPIKVTYCGNCSLPLEYCEYYPEYDKCKAWLQQNLPTEFERLVTVSGGSVDDENSEEKKRQKRGGKGMIKTKKKESPKQVCVSRATRGKKKSVTVVTGLSSFGIDLKVAAKFFGTKFACGSSVVGEDEIVIQGDVKDDLFEIIPEKWPEIDEDFIEDLGDLKR, from the exons ATGGGCGACAGTAAAGCATCTGCGTTACCTTTCGGCCCACAACCCGGCGTTACATATCCTATCAAAGTTACATATTGCGGTAACTGTAGCTTACCTTTAGAATACTGCGAATATTACCCAGAATACGATAAATGTAAGGCATGGTTGCAACAGAATTTACCAACGGAATTCGAGAGACTAGTCACCGTTTCAGGCGGTTCAGTAGACGATGAAAATAGCGAAGAGAAGAAACGACAGAAACGAGGAGGAAAAG gtatgataaaaacgaagaaaaaagaaagccCGAAACAAGTCTGCGTCTCGAGAGCGACCAGAGGAAAGAAGAAATCGGTGACGGTGGTGACCGGATTAAGTTCGTTCGGAATCGATCTAAAAGTAGCGGCTAAATTTTTCGGTACTAAATTCGCCTGCGGGTCTTCGGTCGTCGGCGAAGATGAAATTGTTATACAGGGTGACGTTAAAGacgatttatttgaaattataccCGAGAAATGGCCCGAAATAGACGAAGATTTTATCGAAGATTTAGGTGATCTCaaaagataa
- the LOC135848476 gene encoding uncharacterized protein LOC135848476, whose amino-acid sequence MLNPIRKSRKKSSFLQKAYASHRRLPGGRYFVPEISYNKEEVDFEYVINRFKEYLQSPEVNIKYSDYAQLRTTLYDKVNDVQRLGFVAPQVEWLNDPFPFASPSTSTNEEIDWKNDLVGEPRERFIQNTDTLLRFLLLPAKSSSTSSTSNSSNVPIKDIVSKKQLLLLVYLCFHISADIYVFWYKPSKRKTRQRKITSLPPIFPSSSTSM is encoded by the exons ATGCTGAACCCTATCAGGAAATCTCGAAAAAAGAGTTCGTTCTTACAGAAGGCCTACGCTAGCCATCGGCGTCTACCAGGCGGTAGATATTTCGTGCCTGAAATTTCGTATAATAAGGAAGAAGTAGATTTCGAATACGTTATAAACCGTTTCAAAGAATATCTGCAAAGTCCCGAAGTCAATATTAAGTACAGTGATTACGCCCAACTGAGAACTACTCTGTATGATAA GGTTAATGATGTTCAACGTCTTGGATTCGTTGCCCCCCAAGTAGAATGGTTAAACGATCCGTTTCCTTTCGCCAGCCCTAGCACGAGCACTAATGAagaaatcgattggaaaaacGATTTGGTCGGTGAACCGAGAGaacgatttattcaaaatacGGATACCCTGCTTCGGTTTCTACTTCTACCTGCGAAGAGTTCGAGTACGAGTAGTACTTCGAACAGTTCGAACGTTCCTATAAAGGATATCGTATCGAAGAAACAACTACTTTTACTCGTATATCTTTGTTTTCATATTAGTGCCGATATTTACGTGTTTTGGTATAAGCCATCGAAGAGAAAAACGCGTCAACGAAAAATTACCTCGTTGCCGCCGATTTTCCCTAGTTCTTCGACGTCGATGTGA